The Stomoxys calcitrans chromosome 3, idStoCalc2.1, whole genome shotgun sequence genome includes a region encoding these proteins:
- the LOC106093687 gene encoding zinc finger protein 585A: MDFQIKEESFDAEEDYNAYHSETIIKKEEPMVEEDLEYESFPEYQVEGYSIHFLDERNDSNANDQFYDYGDDYEDEYMYDDDALFDAESLGPSEQSKEVVNHNNSRKSGHFFRKRRKASAIHRQLEHLLSHSRVRIICPVCQLRCKSLSQWARHLSANHFDYTEELKSYFNYSSLHKATCKQCNQVLSFYSNHFVHYLSLHCPEKRKLFICNVCKLHKDSNVDSIIKHLEENHKKPSEAESTCPIMLCAVQFPEVLHLQHHFKQAHIKQYKTKFEFFSCHLCNHPKFDAESHFYDHLMNLHGLCDYNWKRLKFRQIIDDSDEHFECSICSAVCVATLSSGYSHELMEHYLTHEQSSFWYCRYCHGKFSYSDLTHMCKEMHKYFAVLDPSASEFPSAAPSQPSASTSSNLSHKIVNGQTEDWEAFEGYIMHVCPYCGNHFKTFDDWQLHLRMRHYIHTLRGLGMAVDADPEHFRCKQCKELVGKTSRELHTHRFKHLPHMPYECLKCYQKLPDVQRAFEHFLTQCGVVEATDSKDVESMCFSRLLRDDENNWIELFCGLCKHIQFSNMEHIECHFKIFHNNFEENFIKSSNNIDMMCGSCNTTIRSVSSDTCLSHYISHIEGPFKCLYCQRMYKEMEICKRHVRRFHKIGPRMKRSQFALFRPKKTIIQPKAEAAKTVVKLESPTLDNGAANTSQEALNTGLGTLSCKANVMNEFESFISYACAECNQRFDRNPTAWNEHIKSQHTFFNDNEVSEVVNGRFKCKHCDLMLDRSISQRQKHKLTHMPYKSFICAICDTGTTTLGLLYGHLRRIHFRKGSFECPICLVVLTTAYERANHVNKTHPRSEWPKKMCLICYRNYGSLSSHMLTHDTNRPKHTCPECGVDIINLYDLKKHMEKKHNTSEDKFRAMFMKAEEDDNGESNNVDPLFIPEAEEPPSPNRRKSIRHKGDNNIDN; this comes from the coding sequence ATGGATTTTCAAATCAAAGAAGAATCTTTTGATGCGGAGGAAGATTACAATGCCTACCATAGTGAGACTATAATTAAGAAGGAGGAACCAATGGTGGAAGAGGATTTGGAATACGAATCCTTTCCGGAATACCAAGTTGAAGGCTATTCAATACATTTTCTTGACGAAAGAAATGATAGTAACGCCAATGACCAGTTTTATGATTATGGTGATGATTACGAGGATGAATATATGTACGATGATGACGCTTTGTTTGATGCAGAATCTTTGGGCCCCTCCGAGCAGAGTAAGGAAGTTGTAAATCACAATAATAGCAGAAAATCCGGCCACTTTTTTCGCAAGCGCAGAAAAGCTTCAGCGATTCATAGGCAACTGGAGCATTTACTCAGTCACAGCCGGGTCCGCATAATCTGCCCGGTGTGTCAGCTAAGATGCAAGTCACTTAGCCAGTGGGCCAGACACCTCAGTGCTAATCATTTTGACTATACTGAAGAACTAAAAAGTTACTTTAACTACTCGTCTCTGCATAAGGCCACCTGCAAGCAATGCAATCAAGTATTGTCATTTTATTCGAATCATTTTGTTCACTATCTCAGCCTTCACTGCCCGGAGAAGCGCAAATTGTTCATATGTAATGTATGTAAACTACACAAGGACTCCAATGTCGATTCCATAATTAAACATTTGGAAGAGAATCACAAAAAGCCCAGTGAGGCAGAAAGCACTTGCCCAATCATGTTGTGTGCCGTACAATTTCCGGAAGTTTTACATCTGCAGCATCATTTTAAGCAAGCCCACATTAAGCAatataagacaaaatttgagttTTTCAGTTGCCATTTGTGCAATCACCCAAAATTCGATGCGGAAAGCCATTTCTATGACCATTTGATGAATCTCCATGGTTTGTGTGACTACAACTGGAAGAGATTGAAGTTTCGACAAATTATTGACGACTCAGATGAACACTTTGAATGTAGCATATGCTCGGCGGTGTGTGTCGCCACATTGTCGTCTGGGTACTCGCATGAGTTGATGGAACACTATTTGACGCACGAGCAAAGTTCCTTTTGGTATTGCAGATACTGCCATGGGAAATTTTCATACAGCGATTTGACACACATGTGCAAGGAGATGCATAAATATTTTGCTGTACTTGATCCATCCGCTTCGGAGTTTCCTTCAGCAGCACCGTCCCAACCGAGTGCTTCGACCTCTTCGAATCTAAGCCACAAAATTGTCAACGGACAAACCGAGGACTGGGAAGCTTTTGAAGGGTATATTATGCACGTTTGCCCTTACTGCGGCAATCATTTTAAAACCTTTGACGATTGGCAGCTACATTTGAGAATGCGACATTACATACACACATTGAGAGGTTTGGGCATGGCTGTGGACGCCGATCCCGAACACTTTCGTTGCAAACAATGCAAAGAATTGGTTGGGAAAACCTCTAGGGAACTACATACTCACCGTTTCAAGCATTTACCGCATATGCCATACGAGTGTTTGAAATGCTATCAAAAACTGCCGGATGTACAAAGAGCCTTTGAACATTTTCTCACCCAGTGTGGTGTAGTAGAGGCTACCGATTCCAAAGATGTTGAGAGCATGTGTTTTTCCAGGCTGCTACGGGATGATGAAAACAACTGGATTGAGTTATTTTGTGGCTTATGCAAACATATTCAATTCTCAAACATGGAGCATATCGAATGTCACTTTAAGATTTTCCATAACAATTTTGAGGAGAACTTCATCAAGAGTTCAAATAACATTGATATGATGTGTGGCTCTTGCAACACCACAATTCGTAGTGTTAGTAGTGATACTTGCTTGAGCCACTACATTAGCCACATAGAAGGACCTTTTAAATGTTTGTATTGTCAGCGCATGTACAAAGAGATGGAGATATGTAAACGACATGTTCGAAGATTCCACAAGATTGGGCCACGCATGAAAAGATCACAATTTGCACTATTCCGCCCCAAGAAGACAATTATTCAACCCAAAGCGGAAGCAGCCAAAACAGTGGTTAAATTGGAATCGCCTACTTTGGACAATGGTGCCGCCAACACTTCACAGGAGGCTTTGAACACAGGCCTGGGCACATTGTCTTGCAAGGCAAATGTGATGAACGAATTTGAAAGCTTTATTTCCTATGCCTGTGCAGAATGCAATCAAAGATTTGACCGAAACCCCACTGCTTGGAATGAGCACATCAAATCTCAACATACTTTCTTCAACGATAATGAAGTCTCTGAAGTGGTCAATGGCCGATTCAAGTGTAAACATTGTGATCTGATGCTGGACAGAAGCATATCTCAAAGACAAAAGCATAAACTCACACATATGCCCTACAAGTCCTTTATTTGTGCTATATGCGATACGGGTACTACGACATTGGGACTGCTTTATGGACACTTGAGGAGAATTCATTTTCGTAAGGGCAGTTTTGAATGTCCCATATGTCTGGTGGTACTAACAACAGCCTATGAACGAGCCAATCATGTTAACAAGACCCATCCACGTTCCGAGTGGCCCAAGAAGATGTGTTTGATTTGCTACAGAAATTATGGATCTTTGTCCTCGCACATGCTTACGCATGATACCAACCGACCGAAGCATACCTGTCCCGAGTGTGGTGTGGACATTATAAACTTGTATGATTTGAAAAAGCACATGGAGAAGAAACACAACACCAGCGAGGACAAGTTCAGAGCAATGTTTATGAAGGCTGAAGAAGATGATAACGGTGAATCCAACAATGTTGATCCTCTGTTTATCCCAGAGGCGGAGGAGCCGCCATCGCCCAATCGAAGGAAATCGATTCGCCACAAGGGAGATAATAACATCGATAACTAA